From a single Chloracidobacterium thermophilum B genomic region:
- a CDS encoding threonine ammonia-lyase: MSYSIPLEAFVAARERIAPYIRHTPMLPMPLVHRDVHPRIHFKLENMQVSGSFKARGVFNTLLQLDPSQRQRGVITASGGNHGLALAYAANRLDVPAIVYLPERASEDRVMRIARYGAKVIKHGEAWDDANARALEHAAAEGLAYVPAFDGVSVVEGQGTVGLEMLEDLPDMDCLLVAVGGGGLIAGASAAIRQKKPGVTIIGVEPVGAPSMSKSLAAGCRTGVQQVRTIADTLAPRSVSDLTFGVTRQYVDTVHLIDDRQMVQAMRWLWAECNQIVEPAGAAVVAALLDGGVPISKYECPVALICGGNAAADCVFASYQQAADMLMGIN, translated from the coding sequence ATGTCGTACTCGATTCCCCTCGAAGCCTTCGTGGCGGCGCGGGAGCGGATTGCCCCCTACATCCGCCATACCCCGATGCTGCCAATGCCCCTGGTGCACCGTGACGTGCACCCACGCATTCACTTCAAGCTCGAAAACATGCAGGTCAGCGGCTCGTTCAAGGCGCGTGGCGTGTTCAACACCCTGCTCCAGCTCGATCCGTCCCAGCGTCAGCGCGGCGTGATTACGGCCTCCGGCGGCAATCACGGGCTGGCGCTGGCGTATGCAGCCAACCGTCTCGACGTGCCGGCCATTGTGTACCTGCCCGAACGCGCCAGCGAAGACCGCGTCATGCGGATTGCGCGCTACGGGGCCAAAGTCATCAAGCACGGCGAAGCCTGGGACGATGCCAACGCCAGGGCGCTCGAACATGCTGCGGCGGAAGGTCTGGCGTACGTCCCGGCTTTCGACGGCGTTTCGGTCGTCGAAGGACAGGGCACCGTCGGACTGGAGATGCTCGAAGACCTGCCCGACATGGACTGCCTGCTGGTGGCCGTCGGCGGCGGCGGGCTGATTGCTGGCGCATCGGCAGCCATCCGCCAGAAAAAGCCCGGCGTGACCATCATCGGCGTCGAGCCGGTCGGCGCGCCTTCCATGAGCAAAAGCCTGGCGGCCGGCTGCCGGACGGGCGTCCAACAGGTGCGTACCATTGCTGATACGCTGGCCCCCCGCAGTGTGAGTGATTTGACCTTCGGCGTCACGCGCCAGTATGTGGATACGGTGCACCTCATTGATGACCGCCAGATGGTCCAGGCGATGCGGTGGCTGTGGGCGGAATGTAACCAGATTGTCGAGCCGGCTGGGGCCGCCGTGGTGGCCGCCCTGCTGGATGGCGGCGTCCCAATAAGCAAGTACGAGTGCCCGGTGGCGCTCATCTGTGGCGGAAACGCCGCAGCCGATTGCGTCTTTGCCTCCTACCAGCAGGCCGCCGACATGCTGATGGGCATCAACTGA